The genomic interval TGTTTGTCGAATACCGTCTCCCATGCCCATTTCCAATCCACTCCTTTCGATGGAACGATATAATCAACAAATGCCCCCGGAGTCACAATATGATCTGGATTTAAAGCACCCAGCGGTACAATTTCATCCACTTCAACAATCGTGATGGCTCCTGCCATTGCAATAAGAGGATTCGTATTGCGGGCACTTTTATCAAACACTAAATTGCCATACGGGTCACATCGTTTCGCATACACAATTGCAATTTCAGCCGTTAATGCGGGTTCAACAAGATACTTCTTGTTATCTAGTGCTACTACTTGTTTCCCTTGATTAACAAATTCTGCATCTAATCCGATATCTGTTAACACCCCGCCAAGCCCCATCCCCCCTGCTCTAATTCGTTCAACAAGCGTGCCTTGTGGCGAAAACTCAATCTCTAGTTCACCATTCTGCATAAATGCACCGGCGTTTGGATTCGAGCCAATATGAGATACTATCATTTTGCGTGCCCTTTTTGCCGTAACAATTTTTCCTATTCCTATATTCGGAAATCCTGCATCATTGCCGATAAGAAGTAAGTTTTGAACGTTTGTTTCTAAAATCAAATTTACTAGCCCTGGCGGCGTGCCGACCCCGCCAAATCCACCGAATAAAATGGATTGATTATCTTTAAATAACGGCTTAACTTGATTATATGTACAGATTTTCCCGAACGTATTTTCTACCATCACATCACCCCTATTAGAATATGAGCCTACTACTGAAAAAATCCTAATACTTTAACAGATTTTTTCCCTCACACTTAACGGGCAGTAAGACCCCCACCTCAAGCGTATGGAAAACAAACAAGATAGGCGGGGGACGACTGCCCTCATCTAGCTACGACTGCTAGCCCCTCGAGGTCATAAGATGAAATACTTGTCTAAACTGAACAGTCGCCTCGCTTTTGTAGTAAAGATTCGATTAGTCAACTAACCATCAATGACAATGAAGGAACCCCCTCACTTTATTAAACAATATTATTGATAACGTAATTTGGGCTCACACATCTTTCAGAAAAGATGCATAGAGAAAAACTTAATTTATTAAAAGAAGAATACTCTATATCAAGAAATATGCTAAAATAATAGATAGAATGTAAATAGTAGGGGAGCTTGCACATGTGGGCTGAGAGTAAGCGAAATGTAGCTTTAACCCTTTAACCTGATTTGGATAATGCCAACGTAGGGAATCGAATGTCATAAATGGTAGTCTATGAATGCGATGCACCTTTTTGGTATATCGCATTTTTTCATTTCAATTAGTTAGTAGATAAATCAACCAACGGAGGAGTATCTATATGTTTGAAAATATTTTAGAAAATGTAGCTATGCAAACACCTTTAGTACATAATATTACCAATTATGTAACGGTCAACGATGTGGCTAATATTGTCTTGGCCTGCGGCGGATCTCCTATTATGGCAGATGATTTAACCGAAGTAGAGGAAATTACGAGTATTTGCAGCAGTCTCGTCCTTAATATTGGTACGCTCAATGCACGAACCATTCTCTCGATGATTAAAGCAGGGAAAAAAGCAAATGAACTCGGTCTTCCTGTTATTTTAGACCCTGTCGGTGCTGGTGCTTCTAAACTAAGAACAAATATGACGTTTAAACTACTAGAAGAAGTGAAGTTTTCCGTTATTAGAGGCAATATTTCTGAAATTAAAACGATTTACGCAGGAAGTGGATTAACAAAAGGTGTCGATGCGGCTGAAAGTATTGAAGATGAAAATATAAATGAAATTATTCAACTTACAAAAGATTTAAGCATTGGAACAGGTGCTGTTATTGCTACAACAGGCGCTACCGACCTAGTTGTTCACCACGAAAAAGCGTACATCATTAAAAATGGGCACCCAATGATGTCGAAAATCACCGGATCAGGTTGTATGC from Peribacillus asahii carries:
- a CDS encoding CoA transferase subunit A, which produces MVENTFGKICTYNQVKPLFKDNQSILFGGFGGVGTPPGLVNLILETNVQNLLLIGNDAGFPNIGIGKIVTAKRARKMIVSHIGSNPNAGAFMQNGELEIEFSPQGTLVERIRAGGMGLGGVLTDIGLDAEFVNQGKQVVALDNKKYLVEPALTAEIAIVYAKRCDPYGNLVFDKSARNTNPLIAMAGAITIVEVDEIVPLGALNPDHIVTPGAFVDYIVPSKGVDWKWAWETVFDKH
- the thiM gene encoding hydroxyethylthiazole kinase; the protein is MFENILENVAMQTPLVHNITNYVTVNDVANIVLACGGSPIMADDLTEVEEITSICSSLVLNIGTLNARTILSMIKAGKKANELGLPVILDPVGAGASKLRTNMTFKLLEEVKFSVIRGNISEIKTIYAGSGLTKGVDAAESIEDENINEIIQLTKDLSIGTGAVIATTGATDLVVHHEKAYIIKNGHPMMSKITGSGCMLSAVIGAYCGANPEQLIDSTAAAVCVMGLSGELAYQKTIATGGGTSSFRTHFIDYVSKLDSSLLKEGMKIESR